From the genome of Vicia villosa cultivar HV-30 ecotype Madison, WI linkage group LG2, Vvil1.0, whole genome shotgun sequence, one region includes:
- the LOC131653910 gene encoding protein indeterminate-domain 11-like, whose amino-acid sequence MSNLTSASGEATATAAATNYPQQYFSPSQSQTHDETPVKKRRNLPGNPDPEAEVIALSPKTLMATNRFICEICNKGFQRDQNLQLHKRGHNLPWKLKQRTGNEIIRKKVYVCPEPTCVHHEPSRALGDLTGIKKHFCRKHGEKKWKCDKCSKKYAVQSDWKAHSKTCGTREYRCDCGTLFTRRDSFITHRAFCDALAEESSRTVTHQPSSHNIINLQTHETQGFTLKKEHQNFSFLKQEIQIPSWLELEQDLNLHENPNPRNGPTTLPSYQPTSAVSPHMSATALLQKAAQMGSTTSSSQQQSMIMISGTRQQGHVSLDDSSTNNNMLNSNSNFGLNLSSCEDQMMNNSFSSSGFHGTTTTIDDRGGTVTVTGGNDAFTRDFLGLRPLSDSDILSIAGMGNCMDSSNSHNQQNETQKQWQGN is encoded by the exons ATGTCTAATTTGACTTCTGCATCTGGTGAAGCTACTGCTACCGCTGCTGCAACCAATTATCCTCAACAATACTTTTCTCCATCACAATCTCAAACTCATGACGAGACTCCGGTGAAGAAAAGGAGAAACCTTCCTGGCAACCCAG ACCCGGAAGCTGAAGTTATAGCGTTATCGCCGAAGACGCTTATGGCGACGAATAGATTCATATGTGAGATCTGCAACAAAGGATTTCAAAGAGATCAGAATCTTCAACTTCATAAAAGAGGACATAATTTACCATGGAAGTTGAAGCAGAGAACAGGCAATGAGATAATAAGGAAGAAAGTATATGTATGTCCAGAACCAACTTGTGTGCACCATGAGCCATCAAGAGCCTTGGGAGATTTAACTGGTATCAAGAAGCACTTTTGCAGAAAGCACGGTGAGAAAAAGTGGAAATGTGATAAGTGCTCTAAGAAGTATGCTGTTCAATCAGATTGGAAAGCTCACTCCAAAACCTGTGGTACAAGAGAATATAGATGTGACTGTGGAACCCTCTTCACAAG GAGGGACAGTTTCATAACTCATAGAGCATTCTGTGATGCATTAGCAGAAGAGAGTTCAAGAACTGTAACTCATCAACCAAGCTCTCACAACATCATCAATCTCCAAACTCATGAGACACAAGGTTTCACATTAAAGAAAGAGCATCAAAATTTCAGTTTTCTAAAGCAAGAAATTCAAATACCATCATGGCTTGAATTAGAACAAGATCTAAACCTTCATGAAAACCCTAACCCTAGAAACGGTCCTACTACACTTCCATCATACCAACCAACATCTGCAGTTTCACCTCACATGTCAGCTACAGCATTGTTACAGAAAGCAGCTCAGATGGGTTCAACAACCAGCTCATCACAACAACAATCCATGATCATGATAAGTGGGACCCGCCAACAAGGTCACGTGTCTCTTGATGACTCTTCCACCAACAACAACATGTTAAACTCAAATAgtaattttggtttgaatttgtcCTCATGTGAAGACCAAATGATGAACAactctttctcttcttctggctTTCATGGAACAACAACCACCATTGATGACCGCGGCGGCACGGTTACCGTCACCGGAGGAAATGATGCATTTACAAGAGATTTCTTAGGTCTAAGGCCTTTATCTGATAGTGATATTCTGAGTATTGCTGGTATGGGAAACTGCATGGACTCTTCAAATTCCCATAATCAACAAAACGAAACTCAAAAACAATGGCAAGGTAATTAG